A single Patagioenas fasciata isolate bPatFas1 chromosome 29, bPatFas1.hap1, whole genome shotgun sequence DNA region contains:
- the LOC136113884 gene encoding olfactory receptor 14J1-like has translation MANSSSTTQFLLLAFTDTRELQLLHFWLFLGIYLAALLGNGLIITTIAWDQHLHTPMYFFLLNLALLDMGSISTIVPKSMANSLWDTRAISYSGCAAQVFFMCFLVGGEYFLLTIMSYDRYVAICKPLHYGTLLGSRACVHMAAAAWATGFLTALLHTANTFSLPLCKGNALDQFFCEIPQILKLCCSHYYIREVWLLAVIVLVAFGCFVFIVVSYVQIFRAVLRIPSEQGRHKAFSTCLPHLAVVSLFVSTGSFACLKPPSISSPSLDLVVSVLYSVVPPVVNPLIYSMRNQELKDALRKFIS, from the coding sequence atggccaacagcagctccaccacccagttcctcctcctggcgttcacagacacacgggagctgcagctcttgcacttctggctcttcctgggcatctacctggctgccctgctgggcaacggcctcatcatcaccaccatagcctgggaccagcacctccacacccccatgtacttcttcctgctcaacctcgccctcctcgacatgggatccatctccaccattgtccccaagtccatggcaaactccctctgggacaccagggccatctcatactcaggatgtgctgcacaggtcttctttatGTGTTTCTTGGTTGGtggagagtattttcttctcaccatcatgtcctacgaccgctacgttgccatctgcaaacccctgcactacgggaccctcctgggcagcagagcttgtgtccacatggcagcagctgcctgggccactgggtttctcactgctctgctgcacacggccaatacattttcactgccactctgcaagggcaatgccctggaccagttcttctgtgaaatcccccagatcctcaagctctgcTGCTCACACTACTACATCAGGGAAGTCTGGCTTCTTGCAGTTATtgtattagtagcatttgggtgttttgtgttcattgtggtgtcctatgtgcagatcttcagggccgtgctgaggatcccctctgagcagggacggcacaaagccttttccacctgcctccctcacctggccgtggtctccctgtttgtcagcactggttcaTTTGCCTGCCTaaagcccccgtccatctcctccccttcactggatctggtggtgtctgttctgtactcagtggtgcctccagttgtgaatcccctcatctacagcatgaggaaccaggagctcaaggatgccctgaggaaattcatatcttag